In Roseofilum reptotaenium CS-1145, the genomic window AGTCGTATTGGTGGAAAAAATACATTTGTAAATTCCCTAAACTTAGGGGATGAAAATCAAGATCGGCCGATTCGTAGCCTAGCTATTGACTCTGTTCTTGAAGGTCAAAATGGAACCGGATTATATATTAACCATGAAGATGTTCCAGTCCTAGGCTTTTATCGGTGGCTGGAAGATAAAAATATGGGTTTAATTGCTGAAATTTCTCAAAAGCAAGCGTTTGATTTAGCCGAAAACTTGGCTCGCCAAATCCTTATGATTGGCTGTCTTTTTCTGGTCATCATTCTAACAATGATCTATATTATTTCCCGCAGATTAGTAAAACCTATTGCCGAAATATCCGAAGCAGCAATAAGAATTTCTCAAGGAAACTTGAATTTTAATATACCGGTATTGAGTAAAGATGAAATTGGCACGCTGGCAATGAGCTTTAATGTAATGACACAAAAACTCAATCAATCATTTCAGGAATTAGAGTTAATTAATGAACAGCTAAAAGTTAACATCGATCAACTCAAAACAGCCAATGAAATAGCCGAAAAAGCGAATCAAGTTAAAAGTGAGTTTATTAGTCAAATGAGTCATGAATTACGAACTCCCTTAAATAGCATTTTAGGATTCAGCCAAATCTTGCGTGAAGAGCGGGATTTTTCGGACAAGCAAAACCATCTAATTGAAGGAATTTATAGTGGTGGTTATAAGCTTTTGGAATTGATAAATAATGTTATATCCATCTGTAATGAAGAGGAGAAAGATACATCGACATACCTGAGTGTTGTAGCGATAAATGATATAATTCATGAACTGGTTGGTAAATTTGACAGTCAATTGTCTTTTCAAAATGTGTCCCTAATTTGCACAGTGGATTCAGAAGTCCCCGCCTGGATTCAAATCGAGGCTTATCCTTTACAAACCATTCTTAGATATTTGTTAGACAATGCAGCCAAATTTACCTCTGAAGGTGAGATCGCTATCCAGGTCACTCTATTAGATTGTGAGAGAGTCGATCGGCTCTCTCACAATATTCCTGATTATTTGAATTTCAATCCAAATACGATCAATTGGATAACTTGGAAAATTAAAGATACAGGCTGTGGGATTAAACCAGAAGAACTAGATCATTTATTTGAACCTTTTTCACGTCATGTTAAGCCGGGAGACTTTCAAGAAGGAATGGGATTAGGCTTACCCATATGCCAGAAGTTAGTTAAGCAAATGGGCGGCCAAATTCAGCTTGAGAGTCAGGTGGATATAGGAACAACGGCAACCGTTATTCTACCCTTCCAAAAGCTGGAAGAAAGTGCTGAGATGCAACTTAATACTGAAGAAGAAAAGCAAGAACAACAACCCAGTAACCATTTCATTCGCAGTTCTGTAGACTCTTGGGAAAAATTGAGAGAATTCATGCAGTCTATATCGGTGGCTTGGCTGGAAAAAATGTATAAAGCCTGTTGTGAAGCCGACGATCAAAAAGTGCTAGAGCTGCTGGATGAATTACCTGAATCTCAAGTAGAAATTAAAGATCAAATCGGCGAACTCGCTCACAATTA contains:
- a CDS encoding sensor histidine kinase, whose amino-acid sequence is MIRFFEKSLLKKLAIYYSSLSFLILVLVAGSAYILARSSLKQSMINQLGLAVSIKENEINQWFLLQLEDAFLLAQLPEIIDRIDVFFNSKSDPSLSQDIIHEQIKDILIKVTDIKSNIKIASIVSNQGIVLISTNSFLEKTYQPLGDLTTYVTNREDPINPIFYNSVLTQNKAITFVTPIYRDNQKLAYISIELDLGEVDKVLHNSKDYNQDNQIYLISRIGGKNTFVNSLNLGDENQDRPIRSLAIDSVLEGQNGTGLYINHEDVPVLGFYRWLEDKNMGLIAEISQKQAFDLAENLARQILMIGCLFLVIILTMIYIISRRLVKPIAEISEAAIRISQGNLNFNIPVLSKDEIGTLAMSFNVMTQKLNQSFQELELINEQLKVNIDQLKTANEIAEKANQVKSEFISQMSHELRTPLNSILGFSQILREERDFSDKQNHLIEGIYSGGYKLLELINNVISICNEEEKDTSTYLSVVAINDIIHELVGKFDSQLSFQNVSLICTVDSEVPAWIQIEAYPLQTILRYLLDNAAKFTSEGEIAIQVTLLDCERVDRLSHNIPDYLNFNPNTINWITWKIKDTGCGIKPEELDHLFEPFSRHVKPGDFQEGMGLGLPICQKLVKQMGGQIQLESQVDIGTTATVILPFQKLEESAEMQLNTEEEKQEQQPSNHFIRSSVDSWEKLREFMQSISVAWLEKMYKACCEADDQKVLELLDELPESQVEIKDQIGELAHNYRLDKILDLIEPLLLKD